AATGGTTTCTGTTTGTTACCTATCAAGCATTGCACCCGTTGATGGGAAGTGCCTGTGCGGCGAACCAGTGGAAAAGTAAGAACTCTTCACTCTTCTGTGTCGGTGGATATTCACACAGCTAGATATCACCCTCATCGGCGGTGGCTGCATCTGTACCGCTGTTATGCTAAACAACTTGCCGCTATCAGCGCCGACAATTTTGCGGAACTCTGTGTCGAGTGTGACCTATGGTATAATGACCTTGGAAAATGGACCAAGCACTGCGAAGAACATCTCATTAGCAGTCATAACTTACTTCGTTGCGATCCGATTATATTTCGCAATGCTCCCGTCAAAGCTGGTTTCTGTCCATTCTGCTTGGGGGAGGAGATTATGAGCCCTCGCAAACGCATGACGCAGTATCTTGATCGCAGCGAGTGGTATAAACATGTTCAGTCCCATCTCAGTCCAAAAGCTCTGTCAGGGATGTTTCATTGTCGTCACCCCGCCTGCCAGGAAAATATTCAGACCTTGGAAAATCTGGAATGCCACCTCCGCGATGTGCACTTCTATAATCCACCGCGTgggaagaaacgaaagatTCATCCAACTAAGGAGGAACAgtaaaagggaaaaattgGCTAAACATATCGTGCGGTTATTTACTGATATATAGGGTGCCTAATTGAATATTAAGACATTAAAAGCGACAGAAAGAATGCATTGACTATTTAAACATCTGGGCTCTGGAGATGTAGTTCTTCTACCCAGAAActgtcttttcctctctggaAGTATGACTCCACCAAAGGCTCCGCGCATCCATGCGAAATAGATCACCACTTGTATATGCCGTACATAGATAGTCACCGCAGTACCCGGGTGCAATACATTGGTTAAGGACTTCAGTCTTTTCAATGTTATCTATAGAGGATATGGCTGATGGCAGGTAGACTCCTCGCCGTTTGAGAGTTCATCATTTTGTTCTGTAGTCAAGTTCCCGTCGCTCGGTGGAGATGAGTAAGCCATGTAAGCATCAATCATTGACGGATATAGCTGATAGCTGCTTGTTTGGCGTATATCGGGACTAGCTGCAGAGCTTCCCGCTCAACGTATAGTGCGAGGAGGATAAAAGCCCCAAATCGTGCAAAATCTTCCTGGCAGAGGTCATGCTTCTGAATTactcaaaaataaaaagttttcTCTTTATTGAAAGCAAAACGCGCCTTTTGGGTAACGCGCTAGCATATGTTCCTGTAAGGGAGCCAGCTCGTTTCGATAAATTGCTTTGCCGCCGACACATAGTGGCCTGCCTTTTCTAGCTCACCACCGGCTGCTTTATAACTAAGCCCTACATATGTGGCGATTCCGCTGGATATTATAGCATTAGATATATCATCATCTTGCTGAAGCACTTCGACGACACAAGTACGATGGATTCGGACCGCAGCGAGAAGCATCTCACCCGTTTTCCTCACTCCATGGGGCAGTACTTCGATCTAGTCCACGATATGACAATATTATCTCCACAACCTCCAAAAGAGACGCCAGGCCGCCTGCACAAAGACCCTAGGAAAAGACCTTCTGAGGCCGACACCCATGTGCGGGCTGAGAAAAGACGATCGACATATATTTGTCAAAGGGGTTCTCCTTGGGATGTATACAGGAAGTTTGCCACATTGACCCAGTCGaacaatatatttttagctGTTGGACCGCTTCACGCCCCAGGACATGTGGACATTGTGCTTATCAGGCTGGACAACGCTCCGGCCGATGGCAACATACAAAGTCAGGCAAGGCCTAGTCACCCCAATTTGGTAAATATAAAGGATGTTTTTCTGCACGCCGAGACACTATACACTGTCTATGAAGATAGTGATGTGTCGCTCGAGCGATTTATTTCCTGTACTATAATCGAAGAAAAACATATTGCAACCATTTGCAAAGAGGTATGTATATTTCCCATTAGAGGTAGCTGGAAGTCTTAACTGTTCTAGGTCCTGGAGGGTTTGAAGTATATACATGAGGAGCTCCAAATCAGCTATCAAGGGTCTCTATACGAAAATATATGTTTAACAACTTCAGGCCGCGTTAAGATCGGTAAGAACTTATTTCATATTGCATGGGAGACAGAACTAAAAGGCCAGCTAGCGAATATAGGAGCAAGCATTGTATCGAATGCGAGGAAGGAAACACAGAGTAATCTCCACTCCGTTGGTCAGATCTTACGATACCTAGTTCAGCCGGGAACCTCATTACAGAACCCTACCGTGGAAACCCTGATGTATCCCAGTCATTGGAGTCCGTCTCTAATAGACTTCTTGGATTCTACAAAGTCCAGTCCAAGCGCAGCAGATCTACTAAGCGTTAGTTACTCTTGTtgactatatatagaactagCTGACTAGGGTAGCATCCATTTCTTGGCCAGACGATGAGGCCTGTCGATCTTGCCCCTTTAGTATGGATGGCGGCTC
The sequence above is a segment of the Aspergillus flavus chromosome 4, complete sequence genome. Coding sequences within it:
- a CDS encoding kinase-like domain-containing protein, which encodes MDSDRSEKHLTRFPHSMGQYFDLVHDMTILSPQPPKETPGRLHKDPRKRPSEADTHVRAEKRRSTYICQRGSPWDVYRKFATLTQSNNIFLAVGPLHAPGHVDIVLIRLDNAPADGNIQSQARPSHPNLVNIKDVFLHAETLYTVYEDSDVSLERFISCTIIEEKHIATICKEVLEGLKYIHEELQISYQGSLYENICLTTSGRVKIANIGASIVSNARKETQSNLHSVGQILRYLVQPGTSLQNPTVETLMYPSHWSPSLIDFLDSTKSSPSAADLLSHPFLGQTMRPVDLAPLVWMAAQRARLKENRDYGIIEYDKV